In Candidatus Poribacteria bacterium, a genomic segment contains:
- a CDS encoding phytanoyl-CoA dioxygenase family protein: protein MKLTREQIEEFRTQGVLIVKNAVPEPGLDPVIAELEAWVDRRACELHTVGKIQEPYPDAPFEIRFGLLYKQCKEVGDGLDISISRGQAMFQFLHNKHLLDTVESLVGPEITCNPIQHARTKPPTAYDGHTGPSFHVVPWHQDAGVMMPEAEVSNIVTCWLPLGDATIERGCMQALPGVFDLGYLSHFKEEAATVTIRPEVLPSVEPMDLVCSKGDVVLLNKFTPHRSVPNVSDKCRWSLDLRYQTTGHHTGRTAYPEFIVRSPSNPASVLRDYDEWSRLWIDALEKPRGVTMHRTD from the coding sequence ATGAAATTGACACGTGAACAAATTGAAGAATTCAGAACTCAAGGGGTATTAATCGTCAAGAATGCCGTACCTGAACCCGGGTTAGATCCTGTGATTGCCGAACTTGAGGCTTGGGTTGATAGACGTGCGTGTGAGCTACACACTGTGGGGAAAATTCAGGAACCGTATCCTGATGCTCCCTTCGAGATACGCTTTGGGCTCCTCTATAAACAGTGCAAAGAGGTGGGTGATGGACTCGACATCAGTATATCTCGCGGTCAAGCGATGTTTCAGTTTCTGCACAATAAGCATCTGCTTGATACAGTAGAATCACTCGTCGGTCCAGAAATCACCTGTAATCCTATTCAACATGCGCGGACTAAACCGCCGACAGCATACGATGGACACACTGGGCCATCATTCCACGTCGTTCCTTGGCACCAAGATGCCGGCGTGATGATGCCCGAGGCTGAAGTTTCAAACATCGTAACTTGTTGGCTGCCTCTGGGAGATGCAACGATCGAAAGGGGATGTATGCAGGCGCTTCCCGGCGTGTTTGATCTTGGTTATCTGAGTCACTTCAAAGAAGAAGCCGCGACTGTTACGATCCGCCCTGAAGTGCTACCGTCAGTCGAACCGATGGATCTCGTGTGTTCCAAAGGTGATGTCGTTCTATTGAATAAATTCACGCCACACCGTTCAGTTCCCAACGTCTCGGACAAATGCCGGTGGTCCCTGGATCTGCGCTACCAGACCACGGGACATCACACGGGCAGAACAGCTTACCCAGAATTCATAGTACGCTCTCCAAGCAATCCTGCGAGTGTTTTGCGCGATTATGACGAATGGTCCCGGCTTTGGATTGATGCCCTTGAGAAGCCCAGAGGGGTAACGATGCACCGGACAGATTAA
- a CDS encoding dihydrodipicolinate synthase family protein — translation MFNFCGAWPALVTPFTAEDKVNVPVLQELVEYLLDKGVGGFYVCGGTGEGLFMVPEERKLVTETVVDQVDGRTPVIAHVGSMIVGDAVQLAQHAQEAGAAGISSVIPPMFQNSESLYTYFERVGAAAPEIPLLTYIFGGPTDAVALMRRLMDIPTVAGAKYTGPNMYEFREIVELRRDNWRIFSGMDEQCIYAAMQGACGNIGSTLNYNPGIYREIHNNYGNGNIAKAQELQVYANKITRVLFSFGFFGAIKEVMCMLGFDCGKPRLPQLPFAVEKREELKAELESIDFFTVAEM, via the coding sequence ATGTTCAATTTTTGTGGTGCATGGCCCGCTTTGGTCACACCTTTCACTGCCGAAGATAAAGTGAATGTACCGGTGTTACAAGAGCTAGTAGAGTATTTGCTAGATAAAGGGGTAGGAGGATTTTACGTCTGCGGAGGCACCGGAGAAGGGCTATTCATGGTGCCAGAAGAACGAAAGTTGGTCACTGAAACCGTGGTTGACCAAGTAGATGGGCGCACACCTGTCATTGCGCATGTTGGTAGCATGATTGTCGGTGATGCGGTCCAGTTAGCACAACACGCACAAGAGGCAGGAGCTGCGGGAATAAGCAGCGTTATCCCACCGATGTTTCAGAACAGTGAAAGTCTCTATACTTACTTCGAGCGAGTTGGAGCTGCTGCACCTGAAATACCGCTGCTTACGTACATATTCGGTGGCCCCACCGACGCCGTCGCGCTGATGCGGCGGTTGATGGATATACCGACCGTTGCCGGTGCGAAGTACACGGGACCCAATATGTACGAATTTAGAGAGATTGTAGAGCTGCGAAGAGATAACTGGAGGATTTTTTCGGGTATGGATGAGCAGTGTATTTACGCTGCGATGCAGGGCGCGTGCGGCAATATCGGTTCAACCCTCAATTATAACCCCGGAATCTATCGTGAGATACACAACAACTACGGAAACGGGAATATCGCTAAGGCGCAGGAACTCCAAGTGTATGCCAATAAAATAACCCGTGTGCTGTTTTCCTTCGGTTTCTTTGGTGCGATCAAAGAGGTGATGTGCATGTTGGGCTTCGACTGTGGGAAACCGCGGCTGCCTCAACTTCCATTCGCTGTGGAGAAGCGAGAGGAGTTAAAAGCGGAATTAGAGTCCATCGATTTCTTCACCGTGGCAGAAATGTAA
- a CDS encoding phytanoyl-CoA dioxygenase family protein, with the protein MSPIFHIDAPSQENLEDFHRDGYVAIPEVFTEEALSALTDEVLNLAGAREYLRTLEDQDGKPSDPTVYFVRPWNDRGPWADRLIDAPLVTALLQATIGPDYHFCHSAMNIAPRGVGRLGFHQDHHHWRHENPINLAERDKWYIQILYYPNGFTRGDRSLSVIPGSHRVPPTADVTQERLLAGEFDEVAGRKLAVRHLELPPGSMVYLNARMFHGVEPKSLDSPQAYRLFLIDIFKEIGPPHRYTQEIPAEWIERADPARKKMFLREAYTPECWLS; encoded by the coding sequence ATGAGTCCGATATTTCACATCGATGCGCCGTCGCAAGAAAATCTTGAGGATTTTCATAGGGACGGCTACGTTGCGATACCCGAAGTTTTTACGGAGGAAGCGCTTTCGGCATTGACTGATGAGGTGCTCAACCTGGCTGGTGCCCGTGAATATCTCCGCACTTTGGAGGACCAAGACGGCAAGCCGAGCGATCCAACCGTATACTTCGTCAGACCGTGGAATGACAGGGGACCGTGGGCGGATCGACTGATCGACGCACCGCTTGTTACGGCGCTGCTCCAGGCGACTATCGGTCCCGATTATCACTTTTGCCATTCCGCGATGAACATCGCCCCTCGCGGCGTAGGACGGCTCGGTTTCCACCAAGACCACCACCATTGGCGCCATGAGAACCCGATAAACCTTGCCGAAAGGGATAAATGGTACATTCAGATACTCTACTACCCTAATGGGTTCACACGGGGCGACAGAAGCCTCTCAGTTATCCCGGGGAGTCATCGGGTTCCACCAACGGCGGATGTTACACAGGAAAGGCTTCTAGCGGGAGAATTTGACGAGGTTGCGGGTCGTAAACTTGCGGTGCGACACCTAGAACTTCCGCCGGGAAGCATGGTTTATCTTAACGCTCGGATGTTTCACGGTGTTGAACCGAAGTCGCTGGACTCCCCGCAGGCGTATCGACTTTTCCTAATCGACATTTTCAAGGAGATAGGACCACCACATCGCTACACCCAAGAAATTCCGGCGGAATGGATTGAACGCGCAGATCCCGCGCGTAAAAAGATGTTCTTGCGTGAAGCCTATACGCCAGAGTGTTGGCTCAGCTGA
- a CDS encoding Gfo/Idh/MocA family oxidoreductase — MGIRAGIVGLQSVYWPHAFANCLSSISNAELVACADLDYDSNLISTSLGKTPAEFAEAYGLQVYHDPVEMIQEKELDAVCICAKNTEAVRLVEQVAPLGVAIYIAKPMATSVDAAERIVKAVREHGVIATSGTTERFDGGIREAYQRFKNGAIGELISIRALHQHGNINSFPKDDWYWEEAEGGPELSLIWYAADVIRWFAGSEVTRVYAEYDNYLSDRSPFMDNGKIILRFENRVMGSIDIYFSVDGFRLPAYEVELVGTTGAIRTQQSVYEGTLFTKEGVSNFYRIQNNNLLDEMTHWVECCQNKTDPDLTIEDAQHVIELCLACRQSAQAHTPVALPLN; from the coding sequence ATGGGCATCAGAGCAGGTATTGTTGGACTCCAGAGTGTTTATTGGCCCCATGCCTTCGCGAATTGTCTGAGCAGTATTTCCAACGCCGAACTAGTGGCGTGCGCAGATTTGGACTATGATTCAAACCTGATTTCTACCTCCCTCGGGAAAACACCAGCAGAATTTGCTGAAGCGTATGGTCTCCAAGTGTATCATGACCCGGTCGAGATGATTCAAGAGAAGGAGTTGGATGCGGTTTGTATCTGTGCCAAGAACACCGAAGCGGTTCGTCTTGTCGAACAGGTTGCCCCTTTGGGTGTGGCTATCTACATCGCCAAGCCGATGGCGACTAGCGTCGATGCAGCGGAACGTATCGTAAAAGCGGTGCGGGAGCACGGAGTGATTGCCACCTCCGGCACAACGGAGCGCTTCGACGGGGGTATCCGCGAAGCATATCAGCGTTTCAAAAACGGGGCGATTGGCGAACTGATTTCGATTCGGGCGTTGCATCAACACGGAAACATAAATAGTTTTCCAAAGGATGATTGGTATTGGGAGGAAGCAGAAGGGGGACCAGAACTGTCTCTGATTTGGTATGCTGCCGATGTGATTAGATGGTTCGCAGGTTCAGAAGTAACAAGGGTTTATGCAGAATATGACAATTACCTTTCAGATCGCTCACCCTTTATGGACAATGGTAAGATTATCCTACGATTTGAGAATCGGGTCATGGGTTCGATTGACATCTATTTTTCCGTTGACGGTTTTAGGCTGCCCGCTTATGAGGTTGAGTTAGTCGGTACAACAGGTGCGATTCGGACGCAGCAAAGCGTGTATGAAGGAACGCTTTTCACAAAAGAGGGGGTCAGTAATTTTTACCGAATCCAAAATAACAACCTACTCGACGAAATGACCCATTGGGTGGAATGTTGCCAGAACAAAACAGACCCGGATTTGACCATTGAGGATGCCCAGCACGTGATTGAGTTATGTCTCGCCTGTCGCCAGTCTGCACAGGCGCATACGCCGGTTGCCCTACCCCTTAATTAA